The following proteins are encoded in a genomic region of Hyla sarda isolate aHylSar1 chromosome 3, aHylSar1.hap1, whole genome shotgun sequence:
- the LOC130360691 gene encoding speedy protein 1-A-like isoform X2, with the protein MYNCYYSASATQEEPEKTEDQPKEEETDGKPKKKREQTDDNRRETTDDAILQPEERAAFYRLLDEGHIQLFLGRDSCYKIADKYLLAMVLIYFRRANLRTEEYNTYFFPALFLANQFEEDEMFRREIYPWALGPMWTAMKTWMLHLRNLLLLRMRFHAWVTRDTCDLIMAQDPEYWAWKRERKEHQGWAIRWYRRDPGEYIPRGPWWIPPACSVCITNLQPCAGEENTKQRRTKKEEQNG; encoded by the exons atGTATAACTGCTACTA TTCAGCATCTGCCACCCAGGAGGAGCCGGAGAAGACGGAGGACCAGccaaaggaggaggagacggacGGCAAGCCAAAGAAGAAGAGGGAGCAGACGGACGACAACCGGAGGGAGACCACTGATGACGCCATTCTACAGCCGGAGGAACGGGCCGCTTTTTACAGACTCTTGG ACGAAGGACACATCCAGCTATTTCTAGGCAGGGACAGCTGCTATAAGATCGCGGACAAG TATCTCCTGGCCATGGTCCTCATCTACTTCAGAAGAGCCAACCTGCGTACAGAGGAATATAACACCTACTTCTTTCCAGCGCT gtTTCTTGCCAACCAGTTTGAAGAGGATGAGATGTTTCGACGCGAGATCTACCCCTGGGCCCTCGGACCGATGTGGACGGCGATGAAGACCTGGATGCTACACCTGCGGAACCTGCTGCTCCTCCGGATGAGATTCCACGCTTGGGTGACCAGAGACACCTGTGATCTG ATCATGGCACAAGACCCCGAGTACTGGGCATGGAAGAGAGAGCGGAAGGAACATCAAGGCTGGGCCATACGCTGGTACCGGAGGGATCCTGGAGAATACATCCCGAGAGGCCCATGGTGGATCCCTCCCGCCTGCTCTGTCTGTATCACCAATCTGCAGCCTTGTGCCGGGGAAGAGAACACCAAGCAAAGAAGGACGAAGAAAGAAGAACAGAATGGATGA
- the LOC130360691 gene encoding speedy protein 1-A-like isoform X1, translated as MRKRKRELTALYEEECSASATQEEPEKTEDQPKEEETDGKPKKKREQTDDNRRETTDDAILQPEERAAFYRLLDEGHIQLFLGRDSCYKIADKYLLAMVLIYFRRANLRTEEYNTYFFPALFLANQFEEDEMFRREIYPWALGPMWTAMKTWMLHLRNLLLLRMRFHAWVTRDTCDLIMAQDPEYWAWKRERKEHQGWAIRWYRRDPGEYIPRGPWWIPPACSVCITNLQPCAGEENTKQRRTKKEEQNG; from the exons atgaggaagaggaagagagaacTGACAGCCCTTTATGAGGAGGAGTG TTCAGCATCTGCCACCCAGGAGGAGCCGGAGAAGACGGAGGACCAGccaaaggaggaggagacggacGGCAAGCCAAAGAAGAAGAGGGAGCAGACGGACGACAACCGGAGGGAGACCACTGATGACGCCATTCTACAGCCGGAGGAACGGGCCGCTTTTTACAGACTCTTGG ACGAAGGACACATCCAGCTATTTCTAGGCAGGGACAGCTGCTATAAGATCGCGGACAAG TATCTCCTGGCCATGGTCCTCATCTACTTCAGAAGAGCCAACCTGCGTACAGAGGAATATAACACCTACTTCTTTCCAGCGCT gtTTCTTGCCAACCAGTTTGAAGAGGATGAGATGTTTCGACGCGAGATCTACCCCTGGGCCCTCGGACCGATGTGGACGGCGATGAAGACCTGGATGCTACACCTGCGGAACCTGCTGCTCCTCCGGATGAGATTCCACGCTTGGGTGACCAGAGACACCTGTGATCTG ATCATGGCACAAGACCCCGAGTACTGGGCATGGAAGAGAGAGCGGAAGGAACATCAAGGCTGGGCCATACGCTGGTACCGGAGGGATCCTGGAGAATACATCCCGAGAGGCCCATGGTGGATCCCTCCCGCCTGCTCTGTCTGTATCACCAATCTGCAGCCTTGTGCCGGGGAAGAGAACACCAAGCAAAGAAGGACGAAGAAAGAAGAACAGAATGGATGA